CGTTGAGAGGCGTAACAGCTCTGGAGCAAGAGTTCTTAGCTCGATGGATTACAACTCACTCCAAGGACAAAGGAACCATCGGACGCCACTGATGCCATGTTCGCCTTCTTCCCATCTCTTATCACGAGTTTCAGTGGAGTCCTGGCGGGCGTCCAATGCACAGCGATTGCAGATGGAATCGTACATCACGTATTGGAGAGCTGGGTCAATCTGTCTGTGCGTCGAGTCAGTCTTTCGGTAGTTATCGTTATTTGTTTGTTCACCACAATTTCGGCTTCTGCCCAACTTTCCTTTACCTCGGCAGTGGATCTTGCCTTACAAAATAGCCCTCGGGTCAAAATGGCCCAGGACGATCTAAACAAAGCGACGGCCAGTCTTTCGGAATCGAAGGCAGTATTTATTCCGAGCCTATCCGGTAGCATCGGCGCAGGGCCGTCATACGGAATCACGACGAGCGTACCAACGATATTCACGCTCAACGCGCAATCACTGGCATTCAACTTCTCTCAGTTCGATTACATCCGGGCGGCGCGGGCAGGCGTCCAGGCCGCAAGCGCAACGCTGGTGGACGTTAGGGAACAGGTCGAGGAAGATACAGCGATCACCTATATTTCTCTGGACCGGGTGCAGCAACGGCAGAAAGCAATGAGCGATGAATATGGCTATGCCGTCAGGCTGGTTTCGATTGTTCAGCTCCGGCTTGATGCGGGCATGGAATCGCAATTGGAACTGAAACAGGCCCGTCGCACCGCCCTTCAAATCAAACTTCAGCAGGAGCAGCTTGAGGACGAGGTTGCTTCTCTTCATGACCATTTCTCTCAACTCATCGGCTTGCCAGCCGACCAATTAGGAACAGTATCGAGCAGCATCCCGTCCCGCCCGTCGTCCCTTCTATCGTCAACAGAGGGTCCGAATGAGTATCCAGATACGCCTAGCGTGCTGTCCGCCGAGGCGAATGCGCTTGCAAAACGTAAGCAGGCTATTGGCGATTCGCACAATACATGGCGGCCACAGATCGCATTTTCAGCGCAATATGGGCGAATCAGCCCCTTCAATGGAGCGGCCACTTACTACAATCTCAACGGCAATTACAACACGGCTTATGCTGCCGCCCAGGTTCAGTTGCCATTCTTCGATAGCACACGCAAGGCAAAGGCTCGTGAATCATTGGCGGAAGCACAGCACGCCGAGCACACCGTAGAGTTTCTACGCGAGCAACAAAGCGCGACTCGCGTAAAGCTCCAGCACTCTATTACGGAACTTGAGACCAAAGCAGAGCTTGCCGAAGTCGATCAAGGCATTGCACAGGACCAACTCGACGCGATGCTTGTGCGGCTCACGTTCGGTAACGGGACGGGTTCCACTTCCCCGATGACTCCCAAAGATGAGATGAATGCCCGCATTCTTGAGCGGCAGCGTTACTTGGAGATGCTAGACGCAACATTCCAATTGCGGAAGCAGCAAATTTACCTGCTGCGTCAGACGGGGCAGCTCCAAAATTGGATTCAGTCTGTCGCCAATGTTCAACCAACGACTCCAATGAAGCCGGTAACGGGTTCGCCATGAACAAATCTATTGTGATTACGCTTCAGCACCTTCTCGATGCTCTGAGCCGGAGACATAACGGATGATCTCACGAGAAGGGGCCATAAAGATTCGATGGGAACACACTCACCAATGTCGCAAGTGCGGGCACGTTGTCCGGGCTGATGACATCGACCCCAAAACAATTACAACAGGTGTCATCACCTGTCCGAAGTGCGAAATGTCTGGACCCATCAACGTAAAGATATTGCAGATGAAACGCTGACAGGCGCTTTTCCCTTAGACGGGAATAGGCAATGACATTTGATCTTCGACCTTCAGGAAGCAGTCTGCCGCTAAGTCGAATGCCTGAAATCAAAGGGTCATACCTCTCTTGAATGCGACATCGTATCTGTTTATAAAACGGATATGGGTAGCTCAATGGTGACGGTCAATCCACCACCTTCGGAACTACGAGCAAAAATCTTTCCCCCATTGGCGATGACCGCTTGGCGGGCAATCGCAAGTCCGAGTCCAGAACCTTCATTCGCTCCCGTCGCGCCGTTTGGAAGTGTGACGAACGGCTCAAAGATCATCTCTTCCTGGTCAGGAGCAATGCCGGGTCCGTCATCCTGTACGGTGATGGTGCCGACACTTTTATCCGCACTATGAGTTACATCCACCCGCACCGATCCCGCTTCGCGCGCAAAGCGCAGGCCGTTGCGAAGGATATTGTCGAGTGCCCGGCGCAGTAGCTCACGATGGCCCGTGACTTGGAACGGTTCGGTTTTCTGGAGTACGACGGACTTTTCAACCTGTGCCGCTTCAAAGCTGGCGTCCGCACATGCCTCCTCGATCATGGATGCAGCGTCAAACAATGACGTCTGTCGACTCAATTCATTCCCACTCTCCAGACGGGCTAGGAAAAGTAACTCTTGAACCAGAGTATTCAGGCGCTTCGTCTCATGGCCGATGCGATTCAACTCTGGTTGCAACGCGGAGTCCGCTTTTTTTCGTGCCAGACCAAGGGCGATGTTCACGCGGGTCAACGGAGAACCCAATTCATGCGAAGCATGAGCCAGAAAATGCTTGTACCGCGTGACCAGAGACTCGATCTCGCTCGCCATCTGGTTAAACTTGCGGCTGAACTCCCCCAGCTCATCTTTTCTGGTGAGGAGCGGACCTTCAATCCGCGTTCCAAGCTCGCCTTCACCCAACTGCTCTGCCATCTGTCCGAGGCCGATGATGGGCCTGACGAGATACAACGTCAGGACGTAACAGCAAATACCGGACACGACCGCCAGCAGCGCAATCCTCGATAGCAGCAGCAACAGCAAAGAGTGCAACGAGCGCGGACTGTTCAAAAAGAAGACGTAGGGAGACCGCAGGAGCAGGAAGAAACCGGGGGCATTTCTTCCCAGGGGGCCGGGCATCGCCACCACGGTATGTAGCGGCAGCTCGCGCACTGTGACACTTGCGGTCTCGGGAGTCGGTTGCGCGGTGGCACTTTCCAAGGAGGAGAGCTTCGGGCCAAGGTCCGAGAACTGGCGATTGTCACGAGCATGGACAACAACACCCCCGGAGCAGCTTGTTCTCGATGTGCCCAGGTAACGAGCCAGTACATCGCGTCCGCCTCGTTCGTATTCATCCAGAGTCGCAACCGCGCATGTATGTATTGGGTAGATCGGCAGAACGCGGGGATGATTGGGCCGTATCAGCGAAACGGTCGTGACGGCCAGTGCGAGAGTCATCCCAATTAGCGCGACGATCATCAGCCAGAAGCTGAAAAAGATGCGGGCGAACATTCTCATATTTCGCCTTTCTCCGTGACGTAGACATAGCCGACGTTACGAATGCCCTTGATACGTTCAATGCCACCTAAATGCGGTCCTAATTTCTTGCGGAGGTTGGCGGCTAAGTTGTCGATGCTGCGATCAAAGCTAACGGCATCCCGGCCAAAGATTTGGGGCACGAGTTCTTCTCGGGTCAATGGCTTTCCAGGGCTTTCGAGCAGCAACCGAAGGAGATGAAATTCGGCTCCGGTCAGATCGGTCAAAACAGATCCCACCGTTACCGACCTTTCGCTTTCGTCAAGGGTGATGTCTCCCACCTCCAGATGAGCCATTGTCTCTGTCGGATAGGCTCTCCGCAGGATGGATCGTATCCGCGCAATCAGCTCCTCCGGCTCAAAAGGTTTCGGGAGATAGTCATCCGCGCCGCCTTGCAATCCCTGAATGCGGTCCCGCGCTGCTCCCCGTGTCGTCAGCATCAGCACAGGAACATTCGAGCGTTGCCGGATGCGCTTCAACACCTCGAATCCATTGATGCCGGGAAGCATGACGTCCAGAATGACGAGTTGGAACCGCTTTTGCTGCGATAGATAGATACCTTCCTCTCCCGTTCCGGCAGAGGTCACGGTCAAACCATCGGTCTCGCAATAATCACGGATCAGGCGGCTGAGCGACAGATCATCGTCGATCAGCAGCAGAGGCGGGGAGGCATCGTTAACCGATTGTGCGAAAGCGCTCATTTCATTCTTATTTTGCGCCCGGTGAAGCGAAGTCATGTCGAGAAGTGTCGTCGAGCTTACCACCTGATCGGAGCACCACAAGACGATTATCCTCTCCTCGCTCGACACTTCTTGACATTCGACGGGTGCGGTCCACGCGAGGATAGGTCTCAGGAATACCGGGCGGCCACTGCAAGGAATCGTGTCCCATGCCCCTTCATGTGGTGATTCATGAACCTGTATCTCGCAGCCTTGCTCCTGGTGTCTCTTCCTGCCAGCGCGTTGGCACAGAACCAGCCTGCCCCAACCGCCCCGGCATCACAGGAGGCGACCGTATCCTTGAGAACCGAGGCCAATCTGGTTCTCGTTCCTACTTGGGTCACGACGCAGGCCGGAGAGACCGTGTTCTCGCTCTCATCGCAGGACTTCGCCCTGTTCGACAACGGAGTGGCGCAGAGGGTCACGGTGGATGATGACATCAACCCGGCACCCCTTTCGATTGTCGTGGCCATCGAAACCGGAGGCTTTGGGCGGCAGGAGATCGCCTCACTTGGCGGCGTCGAGACCATGCTTGAAGCCATCATCGGGGAGCAGCCCCACGAAATCGCATTGGTCGCCTTCGATAGTCAGCCCCATCTGATGCAGGACTTCACGCCCTCTATGGAAGCTATGGGAACTGCATTGCAACGACTACATCCTGGCGATCATGACGCCGCCATTCTGGATACGCTCCAGTATGCTGCGGGACTGCTCCAATCGCGTCCCGCAGCGAATCGCCGGGTCGTGCTGCTCATCAGCGAAACCTTCGATCAAGGCAGTCAGGCCAAGCCCGATGATGTCTTTCAGGCGCTTCGTTCCACCAATACCCCAATCTATAGCGTGGCCTTCTCAACCACCAAAGCAGAGGTACACAACACGCTCACGACACCCTCTCCCGGTCGAGCCAAGAAGGCGAAGTGCCTTCAGGAAAATCCGGGTGCGCCTCCAGGAACTTGTATGGGTTATGGAGCGCTGGGAAGATTCCTCGTGATGGCGAGCCGGTTGGGCCAAGACGACGACGGCTCCGAAGCCAACGTGGCGCAGGTCGCGGCATCAGTCACAGGCGGCAAATATCTCCCGTTCGACGCGGGAGCGGGAAGAAAAGACCTGGAAGCCAAGCTCTACACCATCGCCAACGACCTTCCCAATCGCTACATCCTAAGTTTCCGCCCTTCACTGACTCCCGGCCTTCACACGCTTCAGGTCGCCGTAAAGGGACACCCCGAGTTACAGGTTTCGTCGCGCACGAGTTACTGGGTGAAGGAGACTACGGCGACAGAACCGCATCCTTAGTGTCCCTGGTTGCAAGACACTTCTTGACATTCGGAGGGGTCGAACTGAGGGACGATTATTCCAAAGTGGTCGCTCAGACTGACATAACGACGATGACTGTTTTTCAAGTTTGACCTGATCGCGCAGGGAGATAAATGACACAGGGTTTCGCACTAGAGTTCGCTTCCACGATGACAAAGTTAATTCTTATAGCTTCAGTTGTCGGGGTTCCTGCATCGGCGCAACAGGCAACCAGCACGCAGTCTTCATCCGAGGCCGCTCTCGTATCTACGCTACCGGATGCGCCTTCATCTCAAGCCTCGCAGAGTGGTGCTTCCCCACAGGAACAGGCTCCAGTCAGCACCAGTTCCTCGCCAGTTTTTCAGGGTTCGATTGGACCAATGCCTCCGATTCTGACGAAGACTCGACTGACATTCCACGATAAGTTCAGGATTTATGAGCATCAGGCGTTTGGACCGCCTGCATTGGTCTTCCCGGCGCTCGGCGCTGGCCTGCGTATGGCAGACCCTCCGAAGAACTACCCCCACGATTGGGTCGATGGTGGAGGCGCTTTTGGCAGACTCTACGGCAGCGCACTTGCGACGCAAACATCCAAACGCACGGCTGGATTCCTTGCGGAGTCTTTGTTGCATGAAGATCCACGCTATCTACCCGCGCCGGAAGGCGCGAATGCGGGCTCGCGAATCCTTCATGCTGTCGCATTCTCATTTGTCGATAGAACCGACTCAGGCGGCCACACACTTGCATTCTCCAATTTTGCCAGCGCCACAGCCGGAGGCTTCGTTGGTATGGCTTATCTGCCCCCAGGCTTCAATGATGCTTCTCATGCCGGACAGCGTGTAGGCACAGAGTTTCTGGATATTGTCATCGCAAATGTTGCGAGAGAATTCGCACCGCAATGGACACCCCTCGCCCGCAAACTTCATATTCCGAAGATCGTGCCTGCATGGTGGGTGCCGGAGCGTCCACAGCATCCCTAGTCAATTTAAAAACAGGCTTCCGGTAAATGATTTCACGAGCAGTCACGGTTCGATGGGAGCACACGCATCAGTGCCACAAATGCGGGCACGTTATCCGGGTTGATGACATTGATCTGAAAACAATTACAAGAGGTGTCATCACATGCGCGAAGTGCGATGCGTCTGGACCCATCAACGTAAAGATATTGCAGATGAAACGCTGACCGGCGCTTTTCCCTTAGACGGGAATAGGCAATGACATTTGATCTTCGTCCTTCAGGTGGTTCATCCGTCGCATGAAGCTTCGTACCAGCTCGCTTATCACTTGTGATTCGTTATCTGCACGGGAGATGAGTAGCGTGTTCATCATCAATCTGGCTTCATCCAGCGGCCTCATTGTGAGGCCAGCCCTCGCAATTCGGAGAGCGCCCGATTTGCCGACGATGACCAATCCGCCCGGCTCGTTGAGTAGAGGAATT
This is a stretch of genomic DNA from Granulicella sp. WH15. It encodes these proteins:
- a CDS encoding TolC family protein, translating into MFAFFPSLITSFSGVLAGVQCTAIADGIVHHVLESWVNLSVRRVSLSVVIVICLFTTISASAQLSFTSAVDLALQNSPRVKMAQDDLNKATASLSESKAVFIPSLSGSIGAGPSYGITTSVPTIFTLNAQSLAFNFSQFDYIRAARAGVQAASATLVDVREQVEEDTAITYISLDRVQQRQKAMSDEYGYAVRLVSIVQLRLDAGMESQLELKQARRTALQIKLQQEQLEDEVASLHDHFSQLIGLPADQLGTVSSSIPSRPSSLLSSTEGPNEYPDTPSVLSAEANALAKRKQAIGDSHNTWRPQIAFSAQYGRISPFNGAATYYNLNGNYNTAYAAAQVQLPFFDSTRKAKARESLAEAQHAEHTVEFLREQQSATRVKLQHSITELETKAELAEVDQGIAQDQLDAMLVRLTFGNGTGSTSPMTPKDEMNARILERQRYLEMLDATFQLRKQQIYLLRQTGQLQNWIQSVANVQPTTPMKPVTGSP
- a CDS encoding HAMP domain-containing sensor histidine kinase, which codes for MFARIFFSFWLMIVALIGMTLALAVTTVSLIRPNHPRVLPIYPIHTCAVATLDEYERGGRDVLARYLGTSRTSCSGGVVVHARDNRQFSDLGPKLSSLESATAQPTPETASVTVRELPLHTVVAMPGPLGRNAPGFFLLLRSPYVFFLNSPRSLHSLLLLLLSRIALLAVVSGICCYVLTLYLVRPIIGLGQMAEQLGEGELGTRIEGPLLTRKDELGEFSRKFNQMASEIESLVTRYKHFLAHASHELGSPLTRVNIALGLARKKADSALQPELNRIGHETKRLNTLVQELLFLARLESGNELSRQTSLFDAASMIEEACADASFEAAQVEKSVVLQKTEPFQVTGHRELLRRALDNILRNGLRFAREAGSVRVDVTHSADKSVGTITVQDDGPGIAPDQEEMIFEPFVTLPNGATGANEGSGLGLAIARQAVIANGGKIFARSSEGGGLTVTIELPISVL
- a CDS encoding response regulator transcription factor; this encodes MTSLHRAQNKNEMSAFAQSVNDASPPLLLIDDDLSLSRLIRDYCETDGLTVTSAGTGEEGIYLSQQKRFQLVILDVMLPGINGFEVLKRIRQRSNVPVLMLTTRGAARDRIQGLQGGADDYLPKPFEPEELIARIRSILRRAYPTETMAHLEVGDITLDESERSVTVGSVLTDLTGAEFHLLRLLLESPGKPLTREELVPQIFGRDAVSFDRSIDNLAANLRKKLGPHLGGIERIKGIRNVGYVYVTEKGEI
- a CDS encoding VWA domain-containing protein, encoding MRTEANLVLVPTWVTTQAGETVFSLSSQDFALFDNGVAQRVTVDDDINPAPLSIVVAIETGGFGRQEIASLGGVETMLEAIIGEQPHEIALVAFDSQPHLMQDFTPSMEAMGTALQRLHPGDHDAAILDTLQYAAGLLQSRPAANRRVVLLISETFDQGSQAKPDDVFQALRSTNTPIYSVAFSTTKAEVHNTLTTPSPGRAKKAKCLQENPGAPPGTCMGYGALGRFLVMASRLGQDDDGSEANVAQVAASVTGGKYLPFDAGAGRKDLEAKLYTIANDLPNRYILSFRPSLTPGLHTLQVAVKGHPELQVSSRTSYWVKETTATEPHP